ATCGATGTTGGAGACGCTGCTTGCCTGGGCCAGCGGGGGCGCCAGGTAGGTTGACGGCTGGGCACCGGGCCTTGCCGGAATGCTCACCGGCAGCCGGCCGCTGGGGTTGACGCTGCCGCTGAGGATCTTCGCCACGGCCGGGCCGCCTTCCTCGCCGGGGAAGAACGCCTGCACGATCGCGGCGGCATTTTCGACGGCGGATCCCACGGCATAGGGACGGCCGGTGAGGAGCACCAGCACCACGGGCACGCCGGTTTCGATCAGCCGGTCCAGCAGTTGCTGCTGGACGCCCGGAAGCACCAGGGATTCCACGTCGCAGCCTTCACCGCTGGTTCCCCTGCCGAACAGGCCGGCGCGGTCACCCAGAACCGCGATGACGACGTCCGCGTCGCTGGCGGCAGCAACGGCGTCGTCAAATCCTTCGGTGGAAGCGCTGTCAATGGTGCAGCCGGCCGTCACGGTGATGGCGCTTTCGGGGAATTCGGCCCGCAGGGCCTGGGCCACGGTGGGCAGCTCAATGCCAACCGGGACGTCGGGGTGCTGCCCGCCGACGTGTGCCGGGAAGGAGTAGCAGCCGAGGAACGCCTGGGTGTTGTCCGCGTTGGGTCCGACGACGGCGATCCGGCCGGGATTGCGCAGCGGCAGGATCCCGTTGTTGCTGGCCAGGACGATGGACTGTTCGGCAATCCGGGCGGCCAGCTCCCGGTTGGCCCCGGTGTCCAGGGTGATGCTGCCTTCCAGGCCTGCAGCGTCCTCCGGGTCGGCGTTCTGGAGGGCCGGCGGAACAGCAGACCAGTCCTCATCCAGCAGGCCCAGTTCGATTTTCTGCACAAGCACCCTGTGCAGGGCGCGGTCAATGAGGCTGACAGGGACGCGGCCGGCCTCGACTTCGGTGATGAGGTGCTCGCCGAACGCGTGCACCGTGGGAAGTTCGACGTCGACGCCGGCGGCAAGGGCGGCTGCCGCGGCCTCACCGAAGGAGCCGGCGACGCCATGGAGGTTTTTCAGGAAGGCAACGCCGAAGTAGTCAGCCACGACCGTGCCGCTGAATCCCCACGTATCGCGCAGGAGGTCGGTGAGCAATGAAGCGTCGGCAGCCGTGGGCACGCCGTCCAGGTCAGTGTAGGCATGCATGACGGAGCGGACGCCGGATTCCCGGACGGCCATCTCGAAGGGCGGAAGCAGGACGTCTGCCAGCTCCCGGGCGCCAACCGAGACCGGGGCAAGGTTCCGGCCCGCCTTTGAGGCCGAATAGCCCACAAAGTGCTTCAGGGTGGCAACAATGCCGCTGCTTTCCAGGCCCTGGATGTATGCACTGGCGAGGGTTCCGATCAGGTAGGGGTCCTCGCCGATGGTTTCCTCCACCCGGCCCCACCGCGCGTCGCGAACGACGTCCAGGACGGGGGCGAGGCCTTGATGTACGCCAAGTGAACGCATGTCGGCTCCGATTGCCGCACCCATCGTCCGGATGAGGCCGGCATCGAAGGTGGCGCCCCAGGCGAGCGGCACGGGGTAGGCCGTGGCCTGCCAGGTGGCGAAGCCGGCCAGGCATTCTTCATGCACCAGGGCCGGGATGCCAAAGCGGTTGGCAGCAGCAATGCGCTGCTGGGTCTTCTGAAGCGACAAAGCGCCCAGGGCCGGGTCCACCGGCGCGGTGCCGAACGGCCTGGTGAGCTGTCCCAGGCCGTTCGGAAGGATCTCGTCGAGGTCCACGGGCGGGTTCATCTCATTTTGGTGCGGTGCTACTTCGCCGCCCTCACTTGAAGCTCCGACCCAGACACCATAGAGTTGCGCGGTCTTCTCCCGGAGCGTCATGGCTGCGATGAGGCTGCCGGCGCGCTCCTCGGGGGTAGCGGCGGCGTTCCGCCAGGGGGCACTGTGGGTTCTTGTTTCTGTCATGGTTACTTTCCGCCAGCGCCCATGAGGCCCTGGACAAGCGCGCGGCGCGCGAAGAGGTAGGCGAGCAGTACCGGCACCATGGAGAGGGTCACGGCTGCCAGAAGTCCGGGGATGTTGACGCCGAACTGCGTCTGGAAGTTGAACAGGCCGAGGGTGACCACCCGGGTGGATTCGGACTGGGTCAGAATCAGCGGGAAGAGGAATCCGTTCCAGGCCTGGAGCGCGGAGAACACGGCGATGGTGGACAGGCCGCCCTTGGACAGCGGCAGTACCAGGCGCAGGAAGGAACGGGCGGGGGAGGCGCCGTCCATTGCCATGGCCTCGTAAAGCTCCGGGGTGATGTCCCGCATGGTGCCGCTGAGGATGATCGTGCAGATCGGCAGCGCGAAGGCCGCCGTCGGGAGAATGACCCCGAGCAGGTTGTCATAGAGGCCCACGGTATTGATCAGGTAGAACACCGGAACGATGACCGCCTGGGCGGGAATTGCCAGGCCCAGCAGGAACAGGCGGAAGATGGCCGTGGCCGCGCGGCTCTCGCTGCGGACAATGGCGTAGCTCAACGGGGGCACCAGGAGCAGGACCAGGCCCACAACCCCGGCAGTGACGATGATGGTGTTGAGGAAGTACCGGCCAAAGCCGCTGGTGACGGCATCCACATAGTTCTGCAGCGTGAAGCTGGTGGGGAAGGACAGCGGCCCGTTGTCGCCGAACTCGGCGCGGGTCTGGAAGGTCGCGGACAGCATGACGTACAGCGGAACCGCGACGATGGCCAGCCAGATGAAGGCGCCGATGCCGGCGAGGTAATTCGGACGCGTTTTCATTTAGAGCCCCTCCATGGAACTGCGCATCTTGTCGTATCCGGAAACGCGCACCACCGCGAAGGAGATTGCGGTGGAGATGACGACGAGTACGAGCGCAATGGCGCTGCCGGTGCCAAAATCGAACCGGCGGAACGCTTCCTGGTACATGTGGAAAGCGGTGATGGTGGTGCCGGTTCCCGGTCCGCCGTTGGTCAGGATGAGGACTGTTTCAAAGGTGGTCAGGCCGCCCACCACCATGAGGATCACCGACGTGATGATGCTGTTCTTCAGCTGCGGCAGGGTGATGCTGACGAACTGCCTGACTGTCCCGGCGCCGTCGATGGACGCGGCCTGGTACAGAACCGGGGGGATCTGCCGTGCTGCGCCCTGGTAAATCAGGGTATGGAACGGCGTGAACTGCCACATGCCGACGAAGATCAGCACGGCAATGGCGCCGGTCTGGGTGCCCAGGACGTTTCCGTCCCCAAACAGCCAGGACATCTGGCCGGGGATGCCGAAGTTGGGGTCGAGCAGGGCGCGCCACAGGACGGAAATCGCAGCTGAGGACAGGAGCAGGGGAACGAAGTAGATGGCGCTCAGGATGGCACGGTTTTTTTGGTTGCCGGCCGCCCAGACGCCCAGCAGGATGCTCAGCGGAGTCTGGGTGACGATGCCGAGCACAATGAAGAGCAGGCTCAGCCAAAGGCTCTGAAGCATGACCGGGTCTGCGAAGAGGGCTTCCCAGTTCTTCAGACCCACGAATTTAGGGTCGCCGAGCCCGCTCCACCGGGTAAAGGACAGCACGGCCACCGCGATCAGCGGGACCAGCGCGAAAAGTCCAAAGAAAATGCTGGCAGGAAGGGCCCAGACAAAGCCGGGGCGGCTCGCGGAGGAGCCGCTCCGACCTGCCGGGCGGCCCCGTTCGGGGCCGCCCGCACGTGCCGGGCGCCTGCGGTTTGCAAGCGTCGTCGTCATGGTTATTTTTCCTAGAGGCTCTGCATGGCCTTGATGAAGCCGTCTTCATCGATCTGTCCACTGAAGAACTGCGAGACGGCGGTAAGGATGGTTACGGTTGCTTCCGGCGGGTACGCCTGGTCCCAGGAAAGCTGGAAGGACGGAGCCTCTTTCACCAGGTTGAACTGGTACTTGGCGTATTCAGGATCTGCTGCCTTGTCCAGGAACTTCTCCGTGTTGGTGGTGGTGGGGAGGTTTCCGATGGCTACCTGTTCCTGCACAAACTGATCCGAATACATGAGCTTCAGGAAATCGCGGGCCGCTTCCGGGTAGCGCGTGTTCTTGTTGATCGAGTAGAAGTTGTTGGGGTTGCCTACCAGGTTGTTCGCGTCGCCAAGTCCGCCCTCAATCTTTGGGAACTCGCTGTAGCCAAGGACGTCCGCCGCGAACGCGGCGTTGTTGCTCTGCTGCGTGGAGTACTCCCAGGACCCCATGAGTTCAAAGCCGGCCTTGCCGCTGGCCAGCAGGGCAGGCGCTCCGCCGTCGGTGAACTTCACGGAGTCGAAGTTGGTGCCGAAGGCACCTGCATCAACAAGCTCGCGAATCATGCCGAGGGCCTTCCGGCTTTCCGGCGATGCCCAGACGCCCGTGTCGCCCTGCAGCGCTTTCTGGAACAGGCCTTCGCCTGCAACGCGGTCGTAGATGTACTCAAACCACATCAGCGTGGGCCACCGGTCGCCGGCACCCAGGGCGATGGGGGTGATGCCCTTGTCCTTAAGGATCTTCACGTCCGCCAGCAGTTCCTCCCAGGTGGCCGGAGGCGCGGCGATCCCCGCGTCGGCGAGGACCTTGGAGTTGTTGAAAAGCATGACCGGCTGTGTTCCGCGCATGGGAATTCCATATGCTTTGCCGTCGATAACCGCTTTTTCGAATACTGAGGGCAGGAAGGCATCCTTCAGCTGGGGATCTTCCTTAACGAAGTCGTCCAGGGGCAGGACCAGGTCGGCATCGACAAAACTCTTAATGCTGCCGCCGCCCCAGTTGAAGAAGATGTCCGGCGCGGTGGGGGTGTCAATGATCGTCTGCAGCTTGGACTGGTACTCGGCGCCCGGGATCTTATCGAGGACCACCTTCACCTGGGACGTAGCGTTAAAGGCGTCGATCATCTTCTGTTCAACGGTGTTGCCTGCATCGCCGTACATGGCGACGTGGATTTCGTTCTCCGGCCGGCTTGACGCGCCGGACCCTCCAGAGCAGCCGGCCATGGTCAGGCCAAGGGCAAGAGCCGCACCGCCGGCAATACTGCGGGCGACCCATCCGTGCTTGTTCATCTTCGAACGCCTCTCGAAAGTTTCGATACTTTGACCGAAAGTTATGTGATGCCTGCCAGTGTAAGTTGCGTTACACGGAGGGCGCAAGGCGAGGTGATTTCTTGGCGCCAAGGAGCGAAACTGCGGCTATGCTGGTCCTCATGTCCAGCCCTGCATCGTCCGACGCGCGCGTTACCCTCGCCCAACTGGCGGAGGAGGCGGGCGTATCGCTGTCCACTATTTCGAAGGTTCTCAACGGACGCTCCGACGTTTCTCGTAAAACACGTTCGAAAGTTGAGGAGCTCCTTGAGGAGCACGGCTATAAGCGGCGAAAGGCGTCGGCGTCTAAATCGGCACTCCTGGAGCTTGTCTTTCATGAGCTTGAAAGTGCCTGGGCGCTGGAGATCATCCGCGGTGTCGAGAATGTTGCGAAGGCAAACGGCTTGAGCGTCATCCTCACTGAGAGCGGCACCAGGCATGCGCCCGGAGCGGATTGGGTCGAGGGCGTGATGGCGCGCCGGCCTGCGGGAGTGGTCCTTGTCTTTTCCGATCTGCCGCAGGAGTACCGGCAACAGCTGGACGCCCGCTCCATTCCCTTCGTTATCATCGATCCCGCAGGCGACCCCGCGCCCGATGTGCCTTCGGTTGGTTCGGCCAACTGGGCCGGAGGCATGATGGCCACCCGCCACCTGATAGAGCTCGGCCATACCCGCATTGCCGCCATTTCCGGCCCGGAGGACATGATGTGTTCACTGGCACGGATCGACGGCTACAGTTCCGCCCTGAATACCGCCGGCATTCCCATCGACCGGACCCTGATCCGGTACGGCGACTTCCGGGTGGACGGAGGCCGAAGCAATGCGCTTGAACTGCTGCAGATGGAGCACCCGCCAACCGCCATTTTCGCCGGCAGCGACCTGCAGGCCCTCGGAGTGCTTGACGCCGCGCGCCAACTGGGGATTCCCGTCCCGGCCAAGCTGTCCATTGTGGGATACGACGACCTCCAGGTGGCCCGCTGGTCCAGCCCGGCGCTGACCACCGTCCACCAGCCGCTGATAGAAATGGCCGAGGAAGCCGCACGGATGGTCCTGCGCCTGCAGGACGGGGAGCGGCCGAACAACCTGCGCCTTGACCTCGCAACATCGCTGGTGGTCCGCCAAAGCACTGCCATCTGCCCCGGCTGATTGTCCGGGCACCACTTTCCCGAAAGGAATGCCATGTCATCCATTACCGGGCCCAACGGAGAGCTGACCGTCCTCAGGGCGGGCGACTACCAGGCAACTCTCGCCAGCGTCGGAGCGGGACTGGTGAGCCTGTCCTTCCAAGGCCGGGACATCGTCCTGCCCTTCGCGGTGGATGAACTGCCCCCGGCGTATGCAGGAAAGGTGCTGATGCCGTGGCCCAACCGGGTTGCCTCCGGCGCCTACAGCTTTGACGGGCAGCGTTACGAGCTGCCGGTGAACGAGGCAGCTACCGGCAGTGCCCTGCATGGGCTTGCGCTGTGGAACGCATGGCAGGTGGAGCGGCGCGGGGATTCTGAGGTGGTGCTCACGCACTTGCTGCACGGAGAGCCGGGTTATCCGTTCCAACTCGCTCTCTCGGCGCGTTACACGTTGGATGCAGACACCGGGCTGCACGTGGAGCTTGGTGCCACGAACTGTGGCACCGCGGCGGCGCCTTACGGCACTGGCTCCCACCCCTACATCACCGTAGGCGGTGAGGACATCTCCACCTGTGAATTGAGTTTCCGGGCCGGCAAGGTTCTCCTGACGGACGAGAAGCTTCAGCCCACTGAGCTCCTGGAAACTACGGAAACGGACTTCGACTTCTCGGAGCCCCGGGTACTGGCGTCGCAATCGCTCGATCACGCCTTCACGGACTTGCCTGCGGGCACATGGGACGTCACGCTCCGCAACCCCGTCCTCCAGCTTTCGGCAGTCGTGGAATCCACGGGGACCCAGGCGCCATGGATGCAGCTCTACTCCGGAGAGCTGCGCGGCCGGAGGGGGCTCGCTGTTGAACCCATGACCTGCCCGCCCGATGCCTTTAACTCGGGCCAGGACCTGGTTGTCCTCAAGCCCGGCGAGTCGCACTCGCTCACATACCGGATCCACGCCCTGCAGGGTTAGCGGCAGGAAGCAGTAAAGCGGCCCGGAACCAGATGGTTCCGGGCCGCTTTGTCAGTATTCGGGAAGTTTGCTACTGCTGGTAGGCGGGCTGGTGGACGTCTCGCTGCTCTCCACCGGGGCTTGCCTTGAGGAGGGTGGACTGCAGCGCGTAGTAAGACGGCTTGCGGGTGTAGTCCTCCCACATCACCGTCGCCTCGCCTTCCTGGGCGAAGAAGACGGGGACCCAGGAGTACTTGTCGTTGAAGCCCCAGATGGTGAACGACTTGCAGTCCTCCACATTCAGGCATGCTTCGAGGGCCCGCTGGTAGTAGGTGGCCTGCTTCTCCAGTTGTCCCGCGGTGGGCTTGGTTCCCGCCGGGACATCCATCCGTACGTCGATCTCGGTGATGGACGTTTCCAGTCCCAGATCGTCGAAACGCTGGAGGTTGGCCTGCAGGTCTCCGGGGAAGCCGTACCGCGTGCTGAGGTGTCCCTGCACCGCGAAGCCGTCCACCTGGACACCCTCGGCCCGGAGCTTGGGAATGAGCGCCAGGTAGGCATTGCTTTTCGCGTTGACGCTTTCCACTCCGTAGTCGTTGAAGAAGAGCTTGGCGTTCGGGTCTGCCTCGTGGGCCCAGCGGAAGGCGTCAGCGATGATTCCCGGCCCGAGTTCGCGGATCCAGATGTTGTCTGCGGTCCTGAGGGTGCCGTCGCCGTTGAAGATTTCGTTGGCGACGTCCCATTGCTGGATCTTGCCCGCGTAACGTCCAACGACGGTTTTGATGTGGTCCTCCAGGATGGAACTGAGTTCTTCCTTGTTGAAGCCGCCTTTCTCCAGCCAAGCCGGGTTCTGGCTGTGCCAGAACAGCGTGTGGCCGCGGACCACCTGGCCGTGCTGCTGTGCGAACTCGACGATGGCATCCATCTCGGCGAACCGGTACTGGTCCCGCTGGGGGTGGATGAATTCCCACTTCGCCTGGTTTTCCGGCGAGACGGAGCTGAACTCCGCGGCCAGGACCTCCCGGTACTGCTGGTCATAGGTAAAGGGGTTGGGGTAGGGCATGGTTTCGTGGTGGCCGCCGCCGGCAACCGCGGTGCCTATCCTGACGTCCTTTGGTGCGGCCCAGCGCAGGGTGTCCTGTTTTTCCAAGCCAGGGGGCTGCGGGTGGTCATTCCCGTCTGCGAATGCCGGCAGTGCCGTGGGAAGGACAAACGTCGACGCCAGGACCGCGGCGGCGACAAGTTTGGCAACCTTCATTGAGAGCTCTCCTTTGAGGTACGAGTAATCGGTCGACAAGCCAGACCGAGCACGTTCCGGAACTTTCCGGAAGGTGCTCGTTGTAGATTAGGAAGGTTCCGGAGCGCGCGTCAAGGGTTTCGGTAAAAGTTTCGCGCTGGGGCTCGTTGCGGAGGCGTAAACTTGCAGCGAAACCAGGAGGAATGCGTGCACGAGGCCCAGCGTCCGGCAATCACAATTTCGGCAATTGCCGCCGAAGCGGGTGTGTCGGTGCCCACCGTGTCACGCGTGCTTAACGGTCGCGGTGACGTTTCCCCCCGGACCCGGGAGCGGGTGGAAACGCTGCTCCGGGACCATGGCTACCAGCGGCGGGGCGCCCGTCCTTCTGTGCGGTCAGGGCTCATTGACCTCGTTTTCAATGATTTGGACAGCCCCTGGGCCGTGGAAATCATCCGTGGCGTGGAGGAGGCTGCCAATGAAGCCGGCGCTTCCACGGTGGTCTCGGCTATCCACCGCAGCGCAAATCCAACATCCACCCGGCAGTGGCTCGATAACGTCAGCGCCAGGGCCAGCGATGGCGCCATCCTCGTCACCACGGACCTGGATTCCTTCCTGCGGGCCGAACTGCAGCGGCTGGACGTGCCCGCCGTCGTGATTGACCCTGCAGGCGTGCCGGAGTTGGACGTTCCCACCATTGGGGCCACGAACTGGACCGGGGCCGTGGGGGCAACCGAGCATCTCACCGGCCTCGGTCACCGGCGGATCGGTTTCGTTGCCGGGGTGCCTGGCCTGTGGTGCAGCAGGGCCCGGTTGGACGGCTACCGTGCAGGCCTTGATGCGGCCGGTATTCCTTTCGATCCAGACCTGGTGGTTGAGGGCGACTTCGACTACCAGTCCGGGTTCCGCGCCGGTTCGACCCTGCTGGAGCTTTCCGGGCCGGTCACCGCCGTCTTCGCCGCCAGCGACCAGATGGCCCTGGGAGTGTATGAAGCTGTGCGCAAGAAAGGCCTGCGCGTGCCCGAGGACATCAGCGTTCTGGGTTTCGACGACCTTCCGGAGGCTCGCTGGGCGTCTCCTCCGCTGACCACCGTCCGGCAGCCGCTCGCCGAGATGGGCAAACTCGCTGCGCGCACTGTGCTTCGGATGCTGCAGGGCGAGGGCGTCGCGAGCCCCCGCGTGGAACTGGCCACCAGGCTCGTCGTCAGGGAGAGCACCGCAGCCCCCCGTCAGGCCTGATCCACCCGTTCCGCACCCCTTGACGCGGCACCGGGCACAAGCCTACGCTGAAGCGCATTCCGGAAAGTACCGGAAATTTTCCGCGACTACAGTGAGGTAGCCATGAATTTCCCATTCCAACGCTCTGCAGTTTTGCGTAAGGCGGCGTTGCCGGTCTCTGCCACCGTGCTGGCATTGGGCGCGGTCATCCCGGCCGGCCTTGCCGGCGCTGCACCCGCCCAGGCCGACCAGGCAACCACCGCCATTGTGGATTCCACCCGGCACGAGGGCAAATACGTGAGCCTGACGTTTGACGACGGTCCCGACCCCGTCAACACGCCCAAATTGCTGGCCGTTCTGGAGAAGCACCACGTCAAGGCAACCTTCTGCCTCTGGGGGGACCACGTAAAGCAGTATCCGGAGATCGTTCGCCAAATCGCGGACGCGGGACACCTGCTGTGCAACCACACCATGCACCACGACAACATGGCCACCTGGAGCGCCGAGGCTATCAGGGCTGATCTGGAAGAGACCAGCGCCGCAATCCGCCAAGCGGTTCCGGAGGCAGAGATCAACTACTTCCGGGCACCCTATGGAAGCTGGGGCCAGACTCCGCAGGTGGCCGCGGACATGGGGATGCAGCCCTTGGGGTGGGCCACGGTCATCGGAGACTGGGAACCGCCGGGAACGGCAGAGCTGGTCCGGCGCCTGAGGGAGGGCATCACGCCCGGAGGTGTGGTGTTGATGCATGACGGCGGCGGGGACAGGACCCAGACCGTTGAGGCGGTGGACCAGATCATTCCCGAACTGCGGTCCGAGGGGTGGCGCTTCGACAAGCCCGCCCGCCGCGGCTGACTGTCCGCGCCGGTAGCAGGCGCTTCTCCCTCTTGACCTTCACGCACCCGCGCTCATATAGTTCAATGCATAAACTAATTGGCCCTCGGGCCGTCACCAATCCGATTGCAAGGACGCATCATGACTCTTTCCCCCACCACCGCTGACAAGTTCACGTTTGGTCTTTGGACTGTTGGCTGGACCGGTGCTGACCCGTTCGGCGTCGCCACCCGTGCAGCCCTGGATCCGGTGGAGGCCGTGCACCGCCTCGCTGAGCTCGGCGCGTACGGCATCACGTTCCATGACAACGACCTGGTCCCGTTCGATGCCACCGCCTCGGAGCGGGAGCTGATCCTGAAGAACTTCAAGGCAGCCCTGGCCGAGACCGGCCTGAAGGTCCCCATGGTGACCACCAACCTGTTCAGCCACCCGGTCTTCAAGGACGGCGGCTTCACCTCCAACGACCGCTCCATCCGCCGCTTCGCCCTGTCCAAGGTGCTGCGCAACATCGACTCCGCCGCCGAGTTCGGCGCCGAGACGTTCGTGATGTGGGGCGGCCGCGAAGGCTCCGAATACGACGGGTCCAAAGACCTCGCCGCCGCGCTGGACCGGATGAAGGAAGGCGTGGACACCGCCGCGGCCTACATCAAGGACAAGGGCTACAACCTGCGCATCGCCCTGGAGCCCAAGCCCAACGAACCCCGGGGTGATATCTTCCTGCCCACCGTCGGGCACGGCCTGGCGTTCATCGCCCAGCTCGAACACGGCGACATCGTGGGCCTGAACCCCGAAACCGGGCACGAGCAGATGGCCGGGCTGAACTTCACCCACGGCATCGCCCAGGCCCTCTGGTCCGGCAAGCTCTTCCACATCGACCTCAACGGCCAGCGCGGCATCAAATACGACCAGGACCTCGTCTTCGGCCACGGCGACCTGACCAGCGCCTTCTTCACCGTGGACCTGCTCGAAAACGGCTTCCCCAACGGCGGCCCCCGCTACGAAGGCCCGCGCCACTTCGACTACAAGCCCTCCCGCACCGACGGCTACGACGGCGTCTGGGAATCCGCGAAAGCCAACATGGCCACCTACCTGCTGCTCAAGGAACGCGCCCTGGCCTTCCGCGCCGACCCCGAAGTCCAGGCCGCCCTCACCGCCTCGGGCGTCGGCGAACTCGGCGAACCCACCCTCGCCGCCGGCGAAAGCACCGCCGACCTGCTCGCAGACGCCACCGCGTTCGAGGACTTCGACGCCGACAAGGCCGCCGAGCGCTCCTTCGCGTTCGTCCGCCTCAACCAGCTCGCCATCGAACACCTCCTCAACGCCCGCTGACGGGAGGCATACCTTAGCCCCTGTGCCTTTGGGCCCGGACGCATCAACGAGAATCCGGATCGACCATGGTCGGTCCGGATTCCCGTTTTTCTGCACGGATTAAACGGCTCCCGCCGCAGAGTATGATTATCCCGCCGGCCAACAAACGAGGTCCTCGCCCGTCCGGGCTCGAGTCAACGGTTTGTCCCGGCGAAGCCTGATCCATCCAGCTGATTCAGCCTTGGACGCCGGCAAGCCAACCCTGAAAAACCCTCATCACCCCTGCCCGGCTTGCGGCCGGCAGACACCCCGAAAGGACACCATGGAACTGCTGTGGGAAATCGCCGGCTGGGCCGGCGCGGTTGCGATCCTCAGTGCCTACCTCTCCGTTTCCATGGGCTGGCTGAAGGCCGGCAAGGGGTTCCAGACCGCGAACCTGCTCGGCGCCGTCGCCTTCATCATCAACGGAACAGTCCACGGAGCCTGGCCTTCCGTGGTGACCAATGTGGCCTGGTTCCTTATCTCCGCCATCGCGCTTTTCCGGATGCGGTCGGCAGCTGCCGAGCCGGTGATGCCTGCCGAGGACCCGCAGGTTCAATTCCCCGGCGTCCCGGACACCACCGGCCAGCTCGCTGTTGTTGAGGTCCTCACCGGTTCCGTTCATGGTGAGGCGGACGGGCGCCGCCTGACCACGGAATGCACGACGGCGGTCAGGCCGGCTGGGGCGCCCTGCTGACCTCGGTGTCGCCTGCCGCCGCCGCGTGCAGCTGCGCCTGCCGGCCCAGCCAGTGCGCGCTCTCCTTGGGCGTCCGTTCCTGGGTCACCCGGTCCACGGCGATGAGGCCAAACTTCGGCACATAGCCGAACACCCATTCGTAGTTGTCGAAAGCCGTCCAGGCGATGTACCCGCGGACGTCGATGCCGTCCGCCAGGCAGGAGGCCACGCAGTCCACGGCGGCGCGGAGGTACTCCACGCGCTGGGGATCGTTCTCGGTGGACAGGCCGTTTTCCGTGACGATGACCGGAATACCGGCAATGCGGTGGGCTTCCCGGATGGTCGCCTCGAGTGCCTGCGGGTAGATCTCCTCGCCCATCTGGTTGGTCACCGCATCTTCGGGAGCGGGGGCATGGCCGTTCGGGCCGTAGACGGTGCGGCCGTAGGTCTGGATCCCCACAAAGTCGTCTCCGCGGGAGGCTGCCAAGAAGCGTTCGTTGACGTCGCGGCGCACTTGGGCAGCAAGTTCTTCGCCGCCGTCGATGGACTGGATGTCCGAGTTGGCGAGCGTCCAGCCCACCAGGAGTTCCGGCCGGTGTGCCTTGATGGCTGCGGTGCCGGCCCGGTGCGCTGCCAGCTTCACCTCGAACGCGGCCTCGGTGGAGCAGAACTGGAACGGGGCCACCGTGCTGGCATCAACGCCCAGGCGTTCGGCGGCTGCGGCCCACACCGGAACCGAACCGCGGTTTTCCGGCGCCTCGCCGCCGATGCCGAAGGACTCCAGCAGCCACGGCAGGTTGGGTTCGTTCAAGGTGCAGGCGACGCCGATGAGGTCGCCCAGGTGCGCCATCACGCGGTCGCAGTAACGGGCAAAGAGCTCCGGTGTCCGGTCGCCTTCCCAACCGCCCACGGCGAGGAGCCAGCGCGGGGAGGTGAAGTGGTGGAACGTGACCACGGGGGTGAGGCCGTGCTCGTGGCAGGCCTGGAGCATGCGGCGGTAGTGGTCCAGCTCGGCCTGTGAGAAGTGCCCCTCTTCCGGCTCGATGCGGGCCCACTCGATGGAAAAGCGGTAGCTGCTGAATCCAAGGCTGGCGATCAGGGCGATGTCCTCGCGGTACCGGTGGTAGTGGTCCGCCGCATCCCCGGACGGCTCGGAGAACATGCTGCCCGGCAGGTGCTCGAGGAACCAGGTGTCGCTGT
This genomic interval from Arthrobacter sp. SLBN-100 contains the following:
- a CDS encoding glycoside hydrolase family 1 protein, which produces MTTASPFPQDFLWGVASAGHQVEGNNVNSDTWFLEHLPGSMFSEPSGDAADHYHRYREDIALIASLGFSSYRFSIEWARIEPEEGHFSQAELDHYRRMLQACHEHGLTPVVTFHHFTSPRWLLAVGGWEGDRTPELFARYCDRVMAHLGDLIGVACTLNEPNLPWLLESFGIGGEAPENRGSVPVWAAAAERLGVDASTVAPFQFCSTEAAFEVKLAAHRAGTAAIKAHRPELLVGWTLANSDIQSIDGGEELAAQVRRDVNERFLAASRGDDFVGIQTYGRTVYGPNGHAPAPEDAVTNQMGEEIYPQALEATIREAHRIAGIPVIVTENGLSTENDPQRVEYLRAAVDCVASCLADGIDVRGYIAWTAFDNYEWVFGYVPKFGLIAVDRVTQERTPKESAHWLGRQAQLHAAAAGDTEVSRAPQPA